A region from the Pyrinomonadaceae bacterium genome encodes:
- a CDS encoding glyoxalase superfamily protein, whose amino-acid sequence MEKAIPILPADDLRIAKEFYVDRLGFDVNFEATEDGTTGLLGVNRGNISLTLDCPMSGHGREACVSLQVADADAYYDEWRDRVEIRRPPSNEPWGARTFDVIDPFGNTIFVMGPMT is encoded by the coding sequence AAAGCCATACCAATTCTACCCGCAGACGATCTCCGCATTGCAAAGGAGTTCTACGTCGATCGACTGGGTTTCGATGTGAACTTTGAAGCCACGGAGGACGGCACGACCGGTCTCCTGGGCGTAAATCGTGGCAATATCTCGCTGACCCTTGACTGCCCCATGTCCGGTCATGGCAGAGAGGCGTGCGTTTCCCTGCAAGTAGCAGATGCGGATGCGTACTACGATGAATGGCGCGACCGAGTTGAGATCCGCCGGCCACCCAGTAATGAACCTTGGGGTGCACGGACCTTCGACGTCATCGATCCCTTTGGAAATACGATCTTCGTTATGGGTCCGATGACTTAG
- a CDS encoding carbonic anhydrase produces the protein MTRHKFATAITCIDGRVQQPVADWMKLHTNVEYVDLITEPGPDKVLSEESTYVVDEIMRKVTFSVKHHASPVVALCGHHDCAANHADREEHFDQILEGVRVLLSYNLGVRVLGLWLNEWGSVELVWDSQEKQQVSGGL, from the coding sequence ATGACTCGTCACAAATTCGCCACCGCCATCACCTGTATTGACGGACGTGTACAGCAACCAGTCGCCGACTGGATGAAGCTGCACACGAACGTTGAATATGTCGATCTGATTACTGAACCGGGTCCTGACAAAGTCCTGAGCGAGGAATCCACCTACGTAGTCGATGAAATCATGCGCAAGGTGACTTTCTCAGTGAAGCATCACGCGTCGCCGGTGGTCGCGCTGTGCGGCCATCACGACTGCGCGGCCAACCACGCCGATCGCGAAGAGCATTTCGATCAAATACTCGAAGGCGTGCGCGTGCTGCTTTCGTACAATTTGGGTGTGCGCGTACTCGGACTGTGGCTGAACGAATGGGGTTCGGTCGAATTGGTCTGGGACAGTCAGGAAAAGCAACAGGTTTCAGGCGGTTTGTGA